The following are encoded in a window of Kitasatospora fiedleri genomic DNA:
- a CDS encoding S-(hydroxymethyl)mycothiol dehydrogenase: MAQVVRGVIARAKGAPVEVVPVVVPEPGPGEAVVRVQACGVCHTDLHYREGGINDEFPFLLGHEAAGVVESVGAGVTEVAPGDFVILNWRAVCGRCRACKRGRPWYCFATHNARQKMTLEDGTELSPALGIGAFAEKTLVAAGQCTKVDPAASPAAAGLLGCGVMAGLGAAINTGQVGRGDSVAVIGCGGVGNAAVVGSRLAGAGTIIAVDVDDRKLATAQRLGATHTVNSRAVDPVEAIRGLTGGNGADVVIEAVGRPETYRQAFYARDLAGTVVLVGVPTPEMKLELPLLDVFGRGGALKSSWYGDCLPERDFPMLIDLYLQGRLDLDAFVSETVPLDGVEEAFARMQRGEVLRSVVVF, encoded by the coding sequence ATGGCTCAGGTTGTCCGGGGTGTGATCGCGCGTGCGAAGGGGGCGCCGGTGGAGGTGGTGCCCGTCGTGGTGCCGGAGCCGGGGCCGGGTGAGGCGGTGGTGCGGGTGCAGGCGTGCGGGGTGTGCCACACCGACCTGCACTACCGGGAGGGCGGGATCAACGACGAGTTCCCGTTCCTGCTGGGGCACGAGGCGGCGGGCGTGGTGGAGTCGGTCGGCGCGGGCGTGACGGAGGTCGCCCCGGGTGACTTCGTGATCCTCAACTGGCGTGCGGTGTGCGGCCGTTGTCGGGCCTGCAAGCGCGGTCGGCCGTGGTACTGCTTCGCCACCCACAACGCGCGGCAGAAGATGACGCTGGAGGACGGCACCGAGCTGTCCCCGGCGCTGGGCATCGGCGCGTTCGCGGAGAAGACGCTGGTCGCGGCCGGGCAGTGCACCAAGGTCGACCCGGCGGCGTCCCCGGCGGCGGCCGGGCTGCTGGGCTGCGGGGTGATGGCGGGCCTGGGCGCGGCGATCAACACCGGGCAGGTGGGCCGGGGCGACAGCGTCGCGGTGATCGGCTGCGGCGGCGTGGGCAACGCGGCGGTGGTCGGCTCCCGGCTGGCCGGCGCGGGCACGATCATCGCGGTGGACGTGGACGACCGCAAGCTGGCCACCGCGCAGCGCCTGGGCGCGACCCACACCGTCAACTCCCGCGCGGTGGACCCGGTGGAGGCGATCCGCGGGCTGACCGGCGGCAACGGCGCGGACGTGGTGATCGAGGCGGTCGGCCGCCCGGAGACGTACCGGCAGGCGTTCTACGCCCGCGACCTGGCGGGCACGGTGGTGCTGGTGGGCGTGCCGACGCCGGAGATGAAGCTCGAACTGCCGCTGCTGGACGTGTTCGGGCGCGGCGGCGCGCTCAAGTCGTCCTGGTACGGGGACTGCCTGCCGGAGCGGGACTTCCCGATGCTGATCGACCTGTACCTGCAGGGCCGCCTCGACCTGGACGCGTTCGTCAGCGAGACCGTCCCGCTGGACGGCGTGGAGGAGGCGTTCGCCCGGATGCAGCGCGGCGAGGTGCTGCGCTCGGTGGTGGTGTTCTGA